In Brevibacillus brevis, a genomic segment contains:
- a CDS encoding aldehyde dehydrogenase family protein encodes MTKTYQNYINGEWVASHTGKVFPSTNPANIHEVLGYFQQSDGEDARAAIESAAKAFPQWSKTAAPVRGEFLFALIRLLEQRKEELAEIITREVGKTLREARGEVNKTIASMKQLTGEATRLTGQTVPSFDERVVGYTVREPIGVFAIIAPWNFPLGIGLWKIVPAIIAGNTVVFKPASNTSLISVKLIELLIESGVPAGVVNMVTGPGAVIGEELANNPTIKGISFTGSSEVGLALGKAVGSRGGKIQAEMGGKNPAIILADADIDLAVDCIVTSGFFDNGQRCTGTSRVLVVPEVAEQVKAKLIERAKSMKVGDGFDPESHNGPVVDEHQLNLYLHYVQKGIEEGATLACGGQRLTDGKRGNGYFVAPTVFTGVTQEMTIANEEIFGPVIAVIDVESFEHAMEIANQVEFGLSSTIFTNDLRKAFEFVKGIQSGVTHVNMPSTHFESQYPFGGKKISGLGPREQGESALDFYVETKTVYIRP; translated from the coding sequence ATGACAAAAACCTATCAGAACTACATCAATGGGGAATGGGTAGCGAGCCATACCGGAAAGGTGTTTCCCAGCACGAATCCGGCCAATATCCATGAGGTTTTGGGCTATTTTCAGCAGTCGGACGGAGAGGATGCCCGTGCGGCGATCGAGTCTGCGGCCAAGGCGTTTCCTCAATGGTCAAAGACGGCTGCACCGGTTCGCGGAGAGTTTTTGTTTGCCCTGATCCGCTTGCTGGAGCAACGAAAAGAGGAGTTGGCCGAGATCATCACGCGCGAGGTGGGGAAAACCTTGCGGGAAGCGCGTGGAGAAGTGAACAAAACCATCGCGTCCATGAAACAGCTGACGGGCGAAGCTACACGACTGACGGGGCAAACGGTGCCATCCTTCGATGAGCGCGTGGTCGGCTATACCGTTCGGGAACCGATTGGCGTGTTTGCCATCATCGCACCATGGAATTTCCCATTGGGGATCGGGCTATGGAAAATCGTACCGGCCATCATCGCCGGCAATACCGTCGTCTTTAAACCGGCGAGCAATACGTCGCTGATCAGTGTCAAGCTGATAGAGCTCCTGATTGAAAGCGGAGTACCCGCCGGCGTCGTCAATATGGTGACCGGTCCGGGTGCCGTCATCGGCGAAGAGCTTGCGAACAATCCAACGATCAAAGGAATCTCGTTTACCGGCTCCTCCGAAGTGGGTCTGGCACTGGGCAAGGCTGTCGGCTCTCGCGGCGGCAAGATTCAGGCGGAGATGGGGGGCAAAAACCCGGCGATCATCCTTGCCGATGCGGATATCGATTTGGCGGTCGATTGCATCGTGACAAGCGGATTCTTCGACAACGGCCAACGCTGCACGGGTACCAGCCGCGTACTGGTTGTTCCGGAAGTGGCTGAACAAGTAAAGGCCAAACTGATCGAGCGTGCGAAAAGCATGAAAGTTGGCGACGGCTTTGACCCCGAAAGCCATAACGGCCCGGTCGTGGACGAGCATCAGTTGAACCTGTATTTGCATTACGTCCAAAAGGGAATCGAAGAAGGGGCGACTCTTGCCTGCGGAGGACAGCGTCTCACGGATGGAAAGCGGGGGAACGGCTATTTTGTCGCACCGACCGTGTTTACCGGGGTGACACAAGAAATGACGATTGCAAACGAGGAGATTTTCGGGCCAGTCATCGCCGTCATCGACGTGGAATCCTTTGAGCATGCCATGGAAATCGCAAATCAAGTGGAATTTGGCTTGTCCTCCACTATTTTCACCAACGATTTGCGCAAAGCGTTCGAATTCGTCAAGGGGATTCAATCGGGTGTGACTCATGTGAATATGCCATCGACGCACTTCGAATCGCAGTATCCGTTTGGCGGCAAAAAAATCTCCGGTTTGGGTCCGAGAGAACAGGGTGAATCTGCGCTCGACTTTTACGTGGAGACGAAAACGGTCTACATTCGGCCATAA